In the genome of Sander vitreus isolate 19-12246 chromosome 13, sanVit1, whole genome shotgun sequence, one region contains:
- the LOC144528241 gene encoding V-set and immunoglobulin domain-containing protein 10-like 2, giving the protein MSVFPLPPSAVEINPKWEVVYQDTSVYGVVGKAVILECGPTLPDMYIWSFTMPGTEAIRAVVYDLGKGQRIQQLAQTLGQLTVISNSAAVSIENLPLAAQGLFTCQAFYDMEQEPKVFYYYVHLTVRVPVSKPYLLMSDVSPVEGSTMWMRCNLENGTGPIQYVWQYETRSGNISAFAQGNTNIINVTNINRNHTGWYRCVASNAVNSESSNRLWLDTIFGPDIPQIDVTPYSITERGYSALERETVSLLCQAQSNPASQYVWFYNNSQVYTGPQLTITKILRMHTGDYACLAQNTYLNTRSKKTISLTVYYPPDGSPSCSVEAALNYTSLRLLCSWPGGLPSSSLHWTGLVNTVNTNTAVLLPSEGLNSNSLFTCMGSHLALKQSIECSTRTYIPPAEPVCFAYVTNNKQYLMLSCSWDGGAPKALVWWEGPDGQAKGGEENSNILILRYGTAHSGKPYTCHAKHPLLVQTKTCRLTLEAPVLLTQRRVVSVYEGSDVQLTCNLRANYLPVSEITWFNNQGVGVLDTSKYALLQTSAWANLTVRDTDETQDSGEYRCSTSNAVGGTEINVTLVIKRYPMPPNVTLVKVMYNSQQRNEVELEWQVENEGGGGWTGFILQHIWVSERPGRRGSNNDSKQEMEARISPPDWYSNIIQDPEVRIYTVGRLTSTVTYQFRITPVNHRTVGHPSAAKTPAEPRYNVYPAVIGAAIGGMLFAAFLTALLLVFIIRNRNNNPRLHDMLFGLQHSQSRENINFPEDELEGRSEGGIEEIGGSSSPGPTMALPRAASPLTTSPTSATPATSQAPPPGDDNEPVSVTITVKATGS; this is encoded by the exons atgtcagtgtttcctctccctccttcagCGGTGGAGATCAATCCCAAATGGGAGGTGGTGTACCAGGACACCAGTGTGTATGGAGTGGTGGGCAAAGCGGTGATCCTGGAATGCGGTCCCACCTTACCTGACATGTACATATGGAGCTTCACCATGCCTGGAACTGAAGCTATAAGAGCTGTGGTGTATGATTTGGGGAAAGGTCAGAGGATCCAGCAGCTGGCCCAGACGCTTGGACAGCTCACGGTAATCTCGAACAGTGCAGCTGTGAGCATCGAAAACCTGCCTCTGGCTGCACAGGGCCTGTTCACCTGCCAGGCTTTCTATGACATGGAACAGGAGCCCAAAGTCTTCTACTACTATGTGCACCTCACTGTCCGAG TTCCCGTCAGTAAGCCTTACCTACTGATGAGTGATGTATCTCCGGTGGAGGGATCTACAATGTGGATGCGCTGCAATCTGGAAAATGGCACTGGACCCATCCAGTATGTGTGGCAGTATGAGACCCGCAGCGGCAACATCTCAGCCTTTGCACAGGGAAACACCAACATTATCAACGTGACCAACATCAATCGCAACCACACCGGCTGGTACCGCTGTGTGGCCAGCAACGCCGTCAACAGCGAGAGCTCTAACCGGTTATGGCTGGACACCATCT TTGGCCCGGACATCCCTCAGATAGATGTGACTCCGTACAGTATAACAGAGCGGGGATATTCAGCcctggagagagagactgtCTCTTTACTGTGTCAAGCCCAGTCCAACCCGGCCAGTCAGTATGTCTGGTTCTACAACAACTCCCAGGTCTACACCGGGCCACAGTTAACCATCACTAAGATCCTACGCATGCACACTGGCGACTATGCCTGCTTGGCACAGAACACCTACCTCAACACCCGCTCCAAAAAAACCATCAGCCTGACCGTCTACT ACCCACCCGATGGCTCCCCCTCCTGTTCTGTGGAGGCGGCTCTGAATTACACCTCCCTGAGACTCCTCTGCTCTTGGCCTGGCGGAttaccctcctcctctctccactGGACCGGACTCGTAAACACTGTCAACACCAATACTGCCGTCTTGCTGCCATCTGAAGGCCTCAACTCCAACAGCTTGTTTACTTGCATGGGCTCCCACCTGGCACTCAAACAATCAATAGAGTGCAGCACACGTACAT ATATTCCCCCTGCAGAGCCGGTGTGTTTTGCCTATGTGACTAACAATAAACAGTATCTGATGCTGTCCTGCTCCTGGGATGGAGGGGCCCCGAAAGCCTTGGTGTGGTGGGAGGGCCCAGATGGCCAGGCCAAAGGTGGAGAAGAAAACTCCAACATCCTGATCCTTCGCTACGGCACCGCCCACAGCGGGAAACCCTACACCTGCCATGCTAAGCATCCACTTCTGGTCCAAACCAAAACCTGCAGGCTCACACTGG AGGCTCCTGTATTGCTGACACAGCGCAGAGTTGTGTCTGTATACGAGGGGAGTGACGTTCAGCTCACCTGCAACCTGAGAGCCAACTACCTTCCTGTCAGTGAAATCACCTGGTTTAACAATCAGGGTGTGGGCGTCCTAGACACCTCAAAGTATGCATTGCTGCAAACGTCTGCATGGGCCAATCTGACTGTGAGAGACACAGATGAGACTCAAGACAGTGGCGAGTACAGGTGCTCCACTTCCAACGCAGTGGGAGGAACTGAAATCAATGTCACTTTAGTGATCAAAA GGTACCCCATGCCACCCAATGTGACCCTGGTCAAAGTGATGTACAACAGCCAACAGCGTAACGAGGTGGAGCTGGAGTGGCAGGTAGAGAacgaaggaggaggaggatggacaGGTTTCATCCTGCAGCATATATGGGTGTCAGAGCGACCAGGAAGGAGAGGCAGCAACAATGATTCAAAGCAGGAGATGGAGGCGAGGATCAGTCCACCAGACTGGTACTCTAATATCATCCAGGACCCAGAAGTCAGGATCTATACAGTAGGGAGACTGACATCGACTGTTACCTACCAGTTCCGCATCACACCTGTCAACCACCGCACCGTTGGACACCCTTCTGCTGCAAAGACTCCAG CGGAACCACGCTACAATGTGTACCCTGCTGTGATTGGAGCAGCTATAGGCGGGATGCTCTTTGCAGCCTTCCTAACAGCGCTGCTGCTCGTGTTCATAATCCGCAACCGCAACAACAATCCTC GATTACATGACATGCTGTTTGGTTT GCAGCACAGCCAGTCAAGAGAAAACATCAacttcccagaggatgaattggAAGGCAGGTCAGAGGGAGGAATAGAGGAGATTGGTGGATCATCCAGTCCAG GTCCAACCATGGCTTTACCCCGGGCAGCTTCACCCCTCACCACCTCACCTACGAGTGCCACCCCCGCCACCAGCCAAGCCCCTCCCCCTGGAGACGACAATGAACCTGTCAGCGTCACCATCACCGTCAAGGCTACAGGCTCATAG
- the LOC144528242 gene encoding V-set and immunoglobulin domain-containing protein 10-like 2, translated as MGRLKLLLTGKELRRSSDCCPSARPSDGITVEINPKWEVVYQDTSVYGVVGKAVILECGPTLPDMYIWSFTMPGTEAIRAVVYDLGKGQRIQQLAQTLGQLTVISNSAAVSIENLPLAAQGLFTCQAFYDMEQEPKVFYYYVHLTVRVPVSKPYLLMSDVSPVEGSTMWMRCNLENGTGPIQYVWQYETSSGNISAFAHGNTSGINVTNVNRNHTGWYRCVASNAVNSESSNRLWLDTIFGPDIPQIDMTPYSITERGYSALERETVSLLCQAQSNPASQYVWFYNNSQVYTGPQLTITKILRMHTGDYTCSAQNTYLNTRSKKTISLTVYCECDLRIWDCGGLRTTPFMANQVWTTARPESSVLSPCTPRGFVQGLTVMLCGCRRGGDRVCACNLYPAWGKKIRNPDPSVVWWPLPGRPPSASGPTRWLPLLFCGGSSELYRFETPLLLARRITLPLSPLDRTREPNIPPAEPECSAYVTNNKQYLMLSCSWDGGAPKSLVWWEGPDGQAKGGEENSNILILRYGTAHSGKPYTCHAKHPLLVQTKTCRLTLEAPVLLTQRRVVSVYEGSDVQLTCNLRANYLPVSEITWFNNQGVGVLDTSKYALLQTSAWANLTVRDSETQDSGEYRCFASNAVGGTEINVTLVIKRYPMPPNVTLVKVMYNSQQRNEVELEWQVENGGGGGWTGFILQHIWVSEQPGRKGSNNDSKQETEDRISPPDWYSNIIQDPEVRIYTVGRLTSTVTYQFRITPVNHRTVGHPSAAKTPGIISEQSEESMVRYGIYARELSKDRGLS; from the exons ATGGGCCGACTAAAGCTGCTGTTGACGGGCAAAGAGCTTCGCCGGAGCTCTGACTGCTGTCCGTCCGCGCGGCcgtctgacggcatca cGGTGGAGATCAATCCCAAATGGGAGGTGGTGTACCAGGACACCAGTGTGTATGGAGTGGTGGGCAAAGCGGTGATCCTGGAATGCGGTCCCACCTTACCTGACATGTACATATGGAGCTTTACCATGCCTGGAACTGAAGCTATAAGAGCTGTGGTGTATGATTTGGGGAAAGGACAGAGGATCCAGCAGCTGGCCCAGACGCTTGGACAGCTCACGGTAATCTCGAACAGTGCAGCTGTGAGCATCGAAAACCTGCCTCTGGCTGCACAGGGCCTGTTCACCTGCCAGGCTTTCTATGACATGGAACAGGAGCCCAAAGTCTTCTACTACTATGTGCACCTCACTGTCCGAG TTCCCGTCAGTAAACCTTACCTACTGATGAGTGATGTATCTCCGGTGGAGGGATCTACAATGTGGATGCGCTGCAATCTGGAAAATGGCACTGGACCTATCCAGTATGTGTGGCAGTATGAGACCTCAAGCGGCAACATCTCAGCCTTTGCACATGGAAACACCAGCGGTATCAACGTGACCAACGTCAACCGCAACCACACCGGCTGGTACCGCTGTGTGGCCAGCAACGCCGTCAACAGCGAGAGCTCTAACCGGTTATGGCTGGACACCATCT TTGGCCCGGATATCCCTCAGATAGACATGACTCCATACAGCATAACAGAGCGGGGATATTCAGCcctggagagagagactgtCTCTTTACTTTGTCAAGCCCAGTCCAACCCGGCCAGTCAGTACGTCTGGTTCTACAACAACTCCCAGGTCTATACCGGGCCACAGTTAACCATCACTAAGATCCTACGTATGCACACTGGCGACTACACCTGCTCGGCACAGAACACCTACCTCAACACCCGCTCCAAAAAAACCATCAGCCTGACCGTCTACTGTGAGTGTGATCT ACGGATATGGGATTGCGGGGGGCTGCGGACGACGCCTTTCATGGCCAACCAAGTCTGGACCACTGCCCGACCAGAGTCCTCCGTCCTGAGTCCATGCACTCCCCGCGGCTTTGTCCAAGGgctgacggtgatgctgtgtgggtgcCGCCGGGGCGGGGATAGGGTATGTGCATGTAACCTCTACCCGGCCTGGGGCAAAAAGATACGTAACCCCGACCCAAGTGTGGTGTGGTGGCCTCTCCCTGGCCGTCCTCCGAGCGCCTCCGG ACCCACCCGATGGCTCCCCCTCCTGTTCTGTGGAGGCAGCTCTGAATTATACCGCTTTGAGACTCCTCTGCTCTTGGCCCGGCGGATtaccctccccctctctccactGGACCGGACTCGTGAACCAA ATATTCCCCCTGCAGAGCCGGAGTGTTCTGCCTATGTGACTAACAATAAACAGTATCTGATGCTGTCCTGCTCCTGGGATGGAGGGGCCCCGAAATCCTTGGTGTGGTGGGAAGGCCCAGATGGCCAGGCCAAAGGTGGAGAAGAAAACTCCAACATCCTGATCCTTCGCTACGGCACCGCCCACAGCGGGAAACCCTACACCTGCCATGCTAAGCATCCACTTCTGGTCCAAACCAAAACCTGCAGGCTCACACTGG AGGCTCCTGTATTGCTGACACAGCGCAGAGTTGTGTCTGTATACGAGGGGAGTGACGTTCAGCTCACCTGCAACCTGAGAGCCAACTACCTTCCTGTCAGTGAAATCACCTGGTTTAACAATCAGGGTGTGGGCGTCCTAGACACCTCAAAGTACGCACTGCTGCAAACATCTGCATGGGCCAATCTGACTGTGAGAGACTCAGAGACACAAGACAGCGGCGAGTACAGATGCTTCGCTTCCAACGCAGTGGGAGGAACTGAAATCAATGTCACTTTAGTGATCAAGA GGTACCCCATGCCACCCAATGTGACCCTGGTCAAAGTGATGTACAACAGCCAACAGCGTAACGAGGTGGAGCTGGAGTGGCAGGTAGAgaacggaggaggaggaggatggacaGGTTTCATCCTGCAGCATATATGGGTGTCAGAGCAACCAGGAAGGAAAGGCAGCAACAATGATTCAAAGCAGGAGACGGAGGACAGGATCAGTCCACCAGACTGGTACTCTAATATCATCCAGGACCCAGAAGTCAGGATCTATACAGTAGGGAGACTGACATCGACTGTTACCTACCAGTTCCGCATCACGCCTGTCAACCACCGCACCGTCGGACACCCTTCTGCTGCAAAGACTCCAGGTATAATAAGTGAACAGAGTGAGGAAAGTATGGTCAGATACGGGATTTATGCCAGAGAACTGAGCAAAGACAGGGGCTTGAGTTAG
- the LOC144528243 gene encoding V-set and immunoglobulin domain-containing protein 10-like 2, with amino-acid sequence MKTVPVSKPYLLMSDVSPVEGSTMWMRCNLENGTGPIQYVWQYETSSGNISAFAHGNTSGINVTNVNRNHTGWYRCVASNAVNSESSNRLWLDTIFGPDIPQIDVIPYSITKRGYSALERETVSLLCQAQSNPASQYIWFYNNSQVYTGPQLTITKILRVHTGDYTCLAQNTYLNTRSKKTISLTVYYPPDGSPSCSVEAALNYTALRLLCSWPSGLPSPSLHWTGLGNQVGQDEAGTGQQTNPLTNTAVLLPSEGLNSNSLFTCMGSHLALKYSTECSTRTYIPPAEPECFAYVTNNKQYLMLSCSWDGGAPKSLVWWEGPDGQAKGGEENSNILILRYGTAHSGKPYTCHAKHPLVQTKTCRLTLEAPVLLTQRRVVSVYEGSDVQLTCNLRANYLPVSEITWFNNQGVGVLDTSKYALLQTSAWANLTVRDTDETQDSGEYRCSTSNAVGETEINVTLVIKRYPMPPNVTLVKVMYNSQQRNEVELEWQVENEGGGGWTGFILQHIWVSERPGRRGSNNDSKQEMEERISPPDWYSNIIQDPEVRIYTVGRLIPTVTYKFRITPVNHRTVGHPSAAKTPAEPRYNVYPAVIGAAIGGMLFAAFLTALLLVFIIRNSNNNPRLHDMLFGLQHSQSREKINFPEDELEGRSEGGIEEIGGSSSPGPTMALPRAASPLTTSPTSATPATSQAPPPGDDNEPVSVTITVKATGS; translated from the exons ATGAAGACAGTTCCCGTCAGTAAGCCTTACCTACTGATGAGTGATGTATCTCCGGTGGAGGGATCTACAATGTGGATGCGCTGCAATCTGGAAAATGGCACTGGACCTATCCAGTATGTGTGGCAGTATGAGACCTCAAGCGGCAACATCTCAGCCTTTGCACATGGAAACACCAGCGGTATCAACGTGACCAACGTCAACCGCAACCACACCGGCTGGTACCGCTGTGTGGCCAGCAACGCCGTCAACAGCGAGAGCTCTAACCGGTTATGGCTGGACACCATCT TTGGCCCGGATATCCCTCAGATAGATGTGATTCCGTACAGTATAACAAAGCGGGGATATTCAGCcctggagagagagactgtCTCTTTACTGTGTCAAGCCCAGTCCAACCCGGCCAGTCAGTACATCTGGTTCTACAACAACTCCCAGGTCTACACCGGGCCGCAGTTAACCATCACTAAGATCCTACGCGTGCACACTGGCGACTACACCTGCTTGGCACAGAACACCTACCTCAACACCCGCTCCAAAAAAACCATCAGCCTGACCGTCTACT ACCCACCCGATGGCTCCCCCTCCTGTTCTGTGGAGGCAGCGCTGAATTATACCGCTTTGAGACTCCTCTGCTCTTGGCCCAGCGGATtaccctccccctctctccactGGACCGGACTCGGGAACCAAGTGGGCCAAGACGAGGCTGGCACAGGACAGCAAACAAATCCACTGACCAATACTGCCGTCTTGCTGCCATCTGAAGGCCTCAACTCCAACAGCTTGTTTACTTGCATGGGCTCCCACCTGGCACTTAAATATTCAACAGAGTGCAGCACACGCACAT ATATTCCCCCTGCAGAGCCAGAGTGTTTTGCCTATGTGACTAACAATAAACAGTATCTGATGCTGTCCTGCTCCTGGGATGGAGGGGCCCCGAAATCCTTGGTGTGGTGGGAAGGCCCAGATGGCCAGGCCAAAGGTGGAGAAGAAAACTCCAACATCCTGATCCTTCGCTACGGCACCGCCCACAGCGGGAAACCCTACACCTGCCATGCTAAGCATCCACTGGTCCAAACCAAAACCTGCAGGCTCACACTGG AGGCTCCTGTATTGCTGACACAGCGCAGAGTTGTGTCTGTATACGAGGGGAGTGACGTTCAGCTCACCTGCAACCTGAGAGCCAACTACCTTCCTGTCAGTGAAATCACCTGGTTTAACAATCAGGGTGTGGGCGTCCTAGACACCTCAAAGTATGCACTGCTGCAAACATCTGCATGGGCCAATCTGACTGTGAGAGACACAGATGAGACTCAAGACAGCGGCGAGTACAGGTGCTCCACTTCCAACGCAGTGGGAGAAACTGAAATCAATGTCACTTTAGTGATCAAGA GGTACCCCATGCCACCCAATGTGACCCTGGTCAAAGTGATGTACAACAGCCAACAGCGTAACGAGGTGGAGCTGGAGTGGCAGGTAGAGAacgaaggaggaggaggatggacaGGTTTCATCCTGCAGCATATATGGGTGTCAGAGCGACCAGGAAGGAGAGGCAGCAACAATGATTCAAagcaggagatggaggagaggatcAGTCCACCAGACTGGTACTCTAATATCATCCAGGACCCAGAAGTCAGGATCTATACAGTAGGGAGACTGATACCGACCGTTACTTACAAGTTCCGCATCACACCTGTCAACCACCGCACCGTCGGACACCCTTCTGCTGCAAAGACTCCAG CGGAACCACGCTACAATGTGTACCCTGCTGTGATTGGAGCAGCTATAGGCGGGATGCTCTTTGCAGCCTTCCTAACAGCGCTGCTGCTCGTGTTCATAATccgcaacagcaacaacaatccTC GATTACATGACATGCTGTTTGGTTT GCAGCACAGCCAGTCAAGAGAAAAGATCAacttcccagaggatgaattggAAGGCAGGTCAGAGGGAGGAATAGAGGAGATAGGTGGATCATCCAGTCCAG GTCCAACCATGGCTTTACCCCGGGCAGCTTCACCCCTCACCACCTCACCTACGAGTGCCACCCCCGCCACCAGCCAAGCCCCTCCCCCTGGAGACGACAATGAACCTGTCAGCGTCACCATCACCGTCAAGGCTACAGGCTCATAG
- the chek1 gene encoding serine/threonine-protein kinase Chk1 — MAVPFVQDWDLVQTLGEGAYGEVKLLVNRQTEEAVAVKVIDTSQAKECAENVKKEVCVHKMLNHANIVRFFGHRKEGVTMYLFLEYCTGGELFDRIEPDVGMAEKDAHKFFQQLIAAVEYLHCAGFTHRDIKPENILLDDKDNLKLTDFGLATMFRFKGRERLLNRLCGTLPYVAPELLSQPEYKAQPADIWACGIVLTAMLAGELPWDQPSESCQEYSDWLQKKTYLPPWKKIQPMPLSLLSKLLLPSPDTRIIIADIRKDRWFTQGVKQPPLGSGGNKLLRSDVGLISRANSDDRMQFSSSQPDFAAGGWEAMLLIGQSDGQVSFSQPTKPEHMLLGSQLLGTPGASQSPWQRLVRRMTRFFTTVNADVSLSALKDACDGLSLGFKLTCTKQVMVSTLDKRNNKLIFKVHLLEMNQRVLLDFRLSKGDGLEFKRLFVKIKQKLGDIISTQKILPPIT, encoded by the exons ATGGCTGTGCCTTTTGTGCAAGACTGGGACCTTGTTCAGACACTGGGAGAAGGAGCCTATGGAGA AGTGAAGCTACTggtgaacagacagacagaggaggcgGTAGCAGTGAAGGTGATCGATACCTCTCAAGCTAAAGAatgtgctgaaaatgtgaagaagGAAGTCTGCGTCCATAAG ATGCTCAACCACGCCAACATCGTTCGTTTTTTTGGTCATCGGAAGGAAGGTGTAACTATGTACCTCTTCCTGGAGTACTGCACTGGAGGAGAGCTGTTCGACCGAATCG AGCCTGATGTGGGGATGGCGGAGAAAGATGCTCATAAATTTTTCCAGCAGCTAATAGCAGCtgtg GAATACCTCCACTGTGCTGGCTTCACCCACAGAGACATAAAGCCAGAGAACATTTTGCTGGATGACAAAG ATAACCTGAAGCTTACAGATTTTGGCCTGGCTACCATGTTTCGGTTCAAAGGACGAGAACGTCTTCTGAATCGACTCTGTGGGACTCTTCCTTACGTGGCTCCAGAGCTTCTCAGCCAACCAGAGTACAAAGCTCAGCCGGCAGATATCTGGGCTTGTGGGATTGTCCTCACTGCCATGCTGGCTGGAG AGTTGCCATGGGACCAGCCCAGTGAGAGCTGTCAAGAGTATTCAGACTGGCTTCAAAAGAAGACATACCTCCCTCCTTGGAAGAAAATACAACCAATGCCTCTTA GTTTGTTGTCCAAATTACTGCTGCCCAGTCCAGATACACGCATCATTATTGCAGACATACGGAAAGACCGCTGGTTTACTCAAG GTGTAAAGCAACCACCTCTGGGCTCAGGAGGAAACAAACTTCTTCGATCAGATGTGGGACTCATATCCCGGGCCAACAG TGATGACAGGATGCAGTTTTCCAGCTCTCAGCCAGATTTTGCGGCAGGTGGCTGGGAAGCCATGTTGTTAATTGGCCAAAGCGATGGCCAAGTCAGCTTCTCTCAGCCGACCAAGCCGGAGCACATGTTGCTGGGTAGTCAGCTCTTGGGCACACCGGGAGCAAGTCAG TCGCCGTGGCAGAGATTAGTGCGGAGAATGACACGTTTCTTTACCACTGTGAATGCCGATGTCTCCTTATCTGCCCTGAAAGACGCCTGTGACGGCCTGTCACTTGGCTTCAAACTCACCTGCACCAAACAG GTGATGGTGAGCACACTGGACAAACGGAATAACAAACTCATCTTCAAAGTCCACTTGCTAGAGATGAATCAAAGAGTGCTGCTGGACTTCAGACTGTCTAAG gGTGACGGTCTGGAGTTTAAGCGTCtctttgtgaaaataaaacagaagcTCGGTGACATCATCAGCACTCAGAAGATTTTACCCCCCATCACATGA